A portion of the Gigantopelta aegis isolate Gae_Host chromosome 10, Gae_host_genome, whole genome shotgun sequence genome contains these proteins:
- the LOC121382621 gene encoding uncharacterized protein LOC121382621 isoform X2: MGQQLSTVDDRGDRYSSPPGMIRHFCGKSYIHPHGGSSNPSDNTKLIVHGGFHANMQFRFVQVQGHWGFIEHVPSGKFFHPQGGRRNPEKGTNLILHGGYHGGCLFTYNEDHNVIQHRGGLYIHPQGGSTNPDDNVSLVLDCDVHDGMRWFPVSADDIPAEVYSTPDVTGRWIPVKTTNSEKEDQTMTSRLKISVGKKKTMCNTFRHDWMISSVAAKRISGSIVKNNDTYGKVLERTMQSSFDDAFVVCHESGNDVIIWQWVWSVSQWGDGWDFKTNVITHTDNTSGTPSVNPLPVLLSL, from the coding sequence ATGGGTCAGCAACTCTCTACAGTGGACGACAGAGGCGACAGGTACAGCAGCCCGCCAGGAATGATCCGCCATTTCTGCGGTAAATCGTACATCCACCCTCACGGCGGATCCTCCAACCCGAGCGACAACACGAAACTCATCGTTCACGGCGGCTTTCACGCTAACATGCAGTTTCGTTTTGTTCAAGTTCAAGGCCACTGGGGGTTCATCGAACACGTCCCCAGTGGTAAATTCTTCCACCCTCAAGGCGGGAGAAGAAACCCTGAGAAGGGCACCAACCTAATTCTGCACGGTGGTTACCACGGAGGGTGTCTGTTTACGTACAACGAGGACCACAACGTCATCCAGCACAGAGGCGGACTGTACATCCATCCGCAAGGTGGCAGCACCAACCCGGACGACAACGTGTCGCTGGTTCTCGACTGCGACGTCCATGATGGGATGAGATGGTTTCCGGTCAGCGCAGACGACATTCCCGCTGAAGTGTATTCCACACCAGATGTGACGGGCCGCTGGATTCCCGTGAAAACCACAAACAGTGAAAAGGAAGACCAGACGATGACGTCAAGACTTAAGATAAGTGTCGGGAAGAAGAAGACCATGTGCAACACGTTCAGACACGACTGGATGATTTCGTCAGTTGCCGCAAAACGCATTTCTGGTTCTATTGTCAAAAACAACGACACGTATGGAAAAGTGTTGGAAAGAACAATGCAAAGTTCATTCGATGATGCTTTCGTAGTGTGCCACGAATCCggaaatgacgtaataatatggCAATGGGTATGGAGCGTGAGTCAGTGGGGAGATGGGTGGGATTTCAAGACAAACGTTATTACACACACGGACAATACAAGTGGTACCCCGTCAGTCAACCCTTTACCCGTGCTGTTATCTCTTTAA